The Rana temporaria chromosome 13, aRanTem1.1, whole genome shotgun sequence genome has a window encoding:
- the LOC120920868 gene encoding leucine-rich repeat-containing protein 14B-like, whose translation MKTLRFIAAEAFISNQEYAKLSIRNIAHNLYPLLLKACFLHEKEEIITILVENWPLQAFNFGKLMGKTVDCPEDLSHWACQRNLTACLKGLKNYVLNCSPTYSKRLKVFDLTGIRDVQFQPCKCKNTLGRWARTQLISQICFELLIDMQKLDLNPFVFDVDVDVMCNLFVTEKTYELVVQALLLRCHCPLKIRCVDFRVDSLALRKLFYIIRLAEPSSIHKLEIVHNVRLEIHHLEVLFNNITFTQLSSLTLPAKTFNVTNYTAEDEALLSTIGEKLSHMVHLTELSLSFSTLTGRLRKLLSPLNTPLKVLELGNCSLNNIDMAYLANSLHAEHLEQLDMSGHNIAELFPSTFFKLLSKASQTLKVLILEECDIGDMNIHILEMGIVHCLKLNELKFLGNPVTAIALRRLFRVFANLPVLRYIEFPVPRDCYPPDVSYPLDEVSLIKYDHQKYDSIKQILCRILRQAAREDILVATPLFGSYDSAIEETSKELGACLLTSFKDALQNFNEELQKL comes from the exons ATGAAGACGCTCAGATTTATCGCTGCCGAAGCTTTTATATCCAATCAGGAGTATGCCAAGTTAAGCATCAGAAATATCGCTCATAACCTTTATCCCCTCTTGCTGAAGGCGTGTTTCTTGCACGAAAAGGAGGAAATCATCACCATACTAGTGGAAAACTGGCCACTACAAGCTTTCAACTTTGGCAAACTGATGGGCAAAACCGTGGATTGCCCTGAAGATCTTAGTCATTGGGCATGCCAACGCAACCTGACCGCATGCCTTAAAGGCTTAAAGAACTACGTCCTAAATTGCTCCCCGACATATTCCAAAAGACTAAAAGTTTTTGATCTTACAGGAATACGTGATGTTCAGTTTCAACCATGCAAGTGTAAGAATACTTTGGGGCGATGGGCAAGAACTCAACTGATTTCACAGATCTGCTTTGAACTTCTTATTGACATGCAAAAGCTTGATTTGAATCCTTTTGTTTTTGACGTTGATGTTGACGTCATGTGTAACTTGTTTGTCACAGAGAAGACCTATGAGCTTGTGGTACAAGCATTGTTGTTGAGATGTCACTGTCCGCTAAAGATCCGATGTGTAGATTTTAGAGTAGACAGTTTAGCTTTAAGAAAGCTCTTCTACATAATAAGGCTTGCTGAACCCTCTTCTATACACAAACTAGAAATCGTTCACAATGTGCGCTTAGAAATACATCATCTGGAAGTGCTTTTCAACAATATCACTTTCACTCAGCTTAGTTCGTTAACTTTACCAGCAAAAACGTTTAATGTTACTAATTACACAGCAGAGGATGAAGCTCTTTTAAGTACCATTGGAGAGAAACTAAGCCACATGGTTCATCTGACTGAGCTGAGTCTTTCATTTTCTACACTGACAGGACGGTTGAGGAAACTGCTGAG tccaCTAAACACACCACTCAAAGTGCTGGAACTAGGAAACTGCTCTCTGAATAATATAGACATGGCTTACCTAGCAAACAGCCTGCATGCAGAACATTTAGAACAGTTGGATATGAGTGGTCACAACATTGCAGAACTTTTTCCATCAACGTTCTTTAAGCTTCTGTCCAAGGCCTCACAGACCTTGAAAGTTCTGATTCTGGAGGAATGTGATATTGGAGATATGAATATTCATATTCTGGAGATGGGAATAGTGCATTGTCTCAAATTAAATGAGTTAAAATTTCTTGGAAACCCCGTCACAGCTATAGCACTTCGGCGTCTATTCAGAGTTTTTGCAAACCTGCCTGTGTTGAGGTACATTGAATTTCCAGTACCAAGAGACTGCTATCCTCCTGATGTCAGCTACCCCCTGGATGAAGTAAGCCTTATAAAATATGATCATCAGAAATATGACAGTATTAAACAAATACTGTGCCGAATATTACGGCAAGCTGCTCGAGAAGATATACTGGTGGCCACACCACTGTTTGGCAGCTATGATTCTGCAATTGAGGAGACCAGCAAAGAATTGGGAGCATGCCTGCTTACATCATTTAAAGATGCCCTTCAGAATTTCAATGAAGAACTGCAAAAATTATAG